One Nitrospina watsonii DNA segment encodes these proteins:
- a CDS encoding glycosyltransferase family protein: MKKKKTLKQLYSTHEGKVSDKWSSYLAEYERIFLEYRDKPIRLLEIGVQNGGSLEIWSGYFSQARKFVGCDIDSVCAHLNYDDSRIAVVIGDINSNKTEAEIRKHAQNFDIIIDDGSHQSSDIVKSFVRYFPCLADGGVFVAEDLHCSYWQEFEGGLYSPYSAITFFKRLADITNYEHWGIDKARTAVLSGFISKYGLHLSEETLQNVHSVQFINSLCVIRKDKPVRNRLSRRVIAGSVATVKPEALGWHSRPVPLKDQSGNDWAARSMPPEEELVFRIKEIDEVRREQEKAVEKHQARIDDLEKRLKARDVEIKEKETANSHLKAELRADRTVIEEFTARLREQAGRIGEFEETAASLKSQLEIRRTEAGKLAETLRERESKIQQYEETVSGLNDQLEARRTGMEELSATLRDRDEAVQEQCDRVADLENRLQARKTEAEELKVALESRDATLGEYEATTSRLNDELQARRAEMEKLTETLRERDDAVQEQRARAEDLESRLNARETEAEELKSALENQAAKLQEYKEAIAELSAHLEWRLADAEKLAETLRERKAVIESQSGRVAELENRLQASEAESEKLAEALRKRDFKVQQYEETVSGLNDQLEARRTEAQKISAQLRDEQNKSKQILAGAARRIREISEYFFHFENWLSETLKSKRWKAGNLMGNAFSRYTPDALKPAVLGTAKFVYKWVGPALDAGPEDWEKELSQIRSRVLAAAEMTFLDRDLPEVVLTRHRSERIPARAAVRSLSSAPSAHPLVSIIVLTRDGKPLLDAMFRSFLATNSYPAIEFVVVDHASTDGTDKLLDRWARVLPIRALPYETNNSFSFSNNRAAEVAEGSLLLLLNNDVIFSDDVIGRMVAALENENVGAVGLKQYLGSPASLLSQEPYHIGVRFKWDSNGRFLRPYNVKRDEADDLLSVAPASFPAVTGSALLCRRAEFLRLGGLSEEYSYGFEDIDFCCKIRFVLQKEIVSLNDVFIYHNESTTRAMDSRQVKLVRASNNVEKLKVRFGSILSREYREKAVFDDGSVTGRRFTVGIAVTTTDTAHGAGDLFTALGLGRALQKKHNWTVHYLAKDQWYDVRDIDLYIAMRDDIDIRKLVNVSPHLIKIAWLRNWFDRWVERPWLQAFDMHLSSSQKGADFIKERVGLDCEIFPIGVALDLFNLGPSLFDYENDYVFTGNYWNAPVPREIEAFDPQMLSHKFAVYGKNWDEHKVFAPYHRGFVNYVDLSKVYNSTKITVDDTVTHVTKRWGSLNSRVFEALAAGSLVLTNNAIGSAELFEGRLPVWNDVTELTQLIDFYLRNPEKRDALMRSLREQVLAEHSYERRANKLIDLIAHETRRTRIAIKCPVPHEKEAAFWGDYHLAKSLAKALRKFGHRVRIDLLPEWTATQSLADDVTIVFRGRSAYAPSSHQVNICWLISHPDEVLDEELEQYDHVFVASLSYAKKLATRIGTPVTPLLQCSDPDVFHPPAAPQPDIPDLLFVGNSRRQRRKVVYDALAENLPIAVYGRDWEELIDSSVVRGQHINNEELHTYYGSARIVLNDHWPDMAENGFISNRIFDVALSGGFVISDEFTGSELFGDAIVTYDKASQLRKLCEEWLTDDQRRVAIAARLREIVLAEHTVDHRAVVFNDAIEHLAASRRMTPVDEPLTGKIPVNTTHD; the protein is encoded by the coding sequence ATGAAAAAAAAGAAAACCTTGAAGCAACTCTATTCAACTCATGAGGGCAAGGTGTCTGATAAGTGGTCCAGCTATCTTGCTGAGTATGAGCGGATTTTTTTGGAATATCGAGACAAGCCCATCCGGTTGTTGGAAATTGGCGTGCAAAACGGTGGTTCTCTCGAAATTTGGTCTGGTTACTTCTCACAAGCTCGGAAATTTGTGGGATGCGATATCGACTCCGTTTGCGCTCACTTGAACTATGATGATTCTCGCATCGCCGTAGTGATCGGAGATATTAACTCCAATAAGACGGAAGCCGAGATTCGAAAACACGCGCAGAACTTCGACATCATCATTGACGACGGATCCCATCAATCGAGTGATATCGTGAAGTCATTTGTCCGCTACTTTCCTTGCTTGGCGGATGGCGGTGTTTTTGTCGCAGAAGATTTGCATTGCAGTTATTGGCAGGAATTTGAGGGCGGTCTTTACAGTCCGTATTCTGCGATCACTTTTTTCAAACGCCTCGCCGACATCACAAACTACGAGCATTGGGGTATTGATAAAGCCCGAACGGCTGTCCTGTCAGGGTTTATATCGAAGTATGGCTTACACCTGTCCGAAGAAACCCTTCAAAATGTTCACTCCGTTCAATTCATCAATTCATTGTGCGTGATTCGCAAGGACAAGCCTGTGCGCAACAGGCTCAGCCGCCGGGTTATCGCGGGTTCGGTGGCAACAGTCAAGCCGGAAGCCTTGGGGTGGCATTCTCGTCCAGTCCCGTTGAAAGACCAATCCGGCAATGACTGGGCGGCGCGCAGTATGCCTCCCGAAGAAGAGCTTGTGTTTCGTATCAAGGAAATTGACGAGGTGCGTCGCGAACAAGAAAAAGCGGTTGAGAAACACCAGGCCCGCATTGATGATCTGGAAAAACGCTTAAAAGCGCGGGATGTTGAAATCAAGGAGAAGGAGACAGCCAATTCTCATCTGAAAGCCGAGTTGCGGGCGGACCGTACCGTGATCGAAGAATTCACTGCACGGCTTCGTGAGCAGGCTGGCAGAATCGGCGAATTCGAGGAGACGGCCGCCAGCCTGAAATCCCAATTGGAGATACGCCGCACCGAGGCGGGAAAGCTGGCCGAAACACTCCGCGAACGGGAATCCAAAATTCAGCAATATGAAGAAACCGTTTCCGGTTTGAACGATCAACTGGAGGCGCGCCGCACCGGGATGGAGGAATTGAGCGCCACGCTCCGCGATCGAGACGAGGCGGTTCAGGAACAGTGCGACCGCGTTGCCGATCTCGAAAACCGTTTGCAGGCCCGCAAAACGGAAGCGGAGGAATTGAAGGTTGCGCTCGAGTCGCGGGATGCCACTCTCGGGGAGTACGAAGCAACCACGTCCCGTTTGAACGATGAGTTGCAGGCACGCCGTGCGGAGATGGAGAAACTGACCGAAACGCTCCGCGAGCGGGACGACGCGGTTCAGGAGCAACGTGCTCGGGCCGAGGATCTGGAAAGCCGACTGAATGCCAGAGAGACCGAAGCGGAAGAATTGAAGTCAGCGCTGGAAAATCAGGCGGCCAAGCTTCAGGAATATAAGGAAGCGATCGCTGAGTTGTCGGCTCATCTGGAATGGCGACTGGCGGATGCCGAAAAACTGGCCGAAACCCTGCGCGAACGGAAAGCGGTTATTGAGTCGCAGAGCGGTCGCGTTGCCGAACTCGAAAACCGGTTGCAGGCCAGCGAGGCGGAATCGGAAAAGTTGGCCGAAGCGCTCCGCAAGCGGGATTTCAAGGTTCAGCAATATGAAGAAACCGTTTCCGGTTTGAACGATCAACTGGAGGCGCGCCGCACCGAGGCGCAAAAGATTTCCGCTCAACTGCGCGACGAACAGAACAAGTCTAAACAAATTTTAGCAGGTGCCGCCCGACGCATCCGCGAAATCAGCGAATACTTTTTCCATTTCGAAAACTGGCTGTCGGAAACCCTGAAGTCGAAGCGCTGGAAAGCGGGCAACCTGATGGGCAACGCCTTTTCCCGCTATACCCCGGATGCACTGAAGCCGGCCGTCCTCGGCACCGCCAAGTTTGTTTACAAGTGGGTCGGGCCGGCGCTCGATGCGGGTCCTGAGGACTGGGAAAAAGAGCTGTCGCAAATCCGGAGCCGGGTGCTGGCTGCCGCAGAAATGACCTTCCTTGATCGAGACTTGCCGGAGGTGGTTCTCACGAGACATCGAAGCGAGCGGATACCGGCACGCGCTGCGGTCCGATCACTGTCTTCCGCGCCTTCGGCACACCCACTTGTATCGATCATCGTACTCACGCGGGATGGAAAACCCCTTCTCGATGCGATGTTTCGATCATTCTTAGCGACGAACAGTTATCCGGCAATCGAGTTTGTTGTGGTTGACCACGCCTCAACCGACGGTACGGACAAATTGCTGGATCGCTGGGCTCGCGTGCTCCCGATCCGTGCGCTTCCCTACGAGACGAACAATTCTTTTTCCTTTTCGAATAATCGAGCTGCGGAAGTCGCGGAGGGTTCGCTTCTCCTTCTCCTTAACAACGATGTCATCTTCTCGGATGACGTAATTGGCCGCATGGTCGCCGCCCTCGAGAACGAAAACGTAGGGGCGGTGGGTCTGAAACAGTATCTGGGGAGCCCAGCTTCTTTGCTGTCGCAAGAGCCCTACCACATCGGCGTCCGGTTCAAATGGGACAGCAATGGCCGGTTCCTACGCCCCTATAATGTCAAGCGGGATGAAGCCGATGATCTCCTCTCGGTTGCACCGGCTAGCTTTCCAGCGGTCACCGGCTCGGCTCTCTTGTGTCGGCGGGCGGAGTTTCTCAGATTAGGAGGTCTGAGCGAGGAATATAGTTACGGGTTTGAGGACATTGACTTCTGTTGCAAAATCCGCTTCGTCTTGCAAAAAGAAATCGTGAGCCTTAACGATGTATTTATCTATCATAATGAAAGCACGACTCGAGCGATGGACAGCAGGCAGGTAAAATTGGTCCGAGCATCGAACAACGTCGAAAAGCTAAAGGTACGCTTTGGTTCTATCCTTAGCAGGGAATATCGTGAAAAAGCGGTGTTCGACGATGGGTCTGTGACTGGCCGTAGGTTCACAGTGGGTATCGCCGTGACAACGACGGACACGGCACACGGAGCCGGCGATCTCTTCACGGCGTTGGGCCTCGGACGCGCGTTGCAGAAAAAGCATAACTGGACCGTCCACTACCTTGCTAAGGACCAATGGTATGACGTGCGCGATATCGATCTCTACATTGCTATGCGGGACGATATCGATATCCGCAAGCTCGTCAATGTAAGCCCTCATCTGATTAAGATCGCTTGGCTCAGGAACTGGTTCGACCGATGGGTCGAACGGCCGTGGCTTCAAGCGTTCGATATGCACCTTAGCTCTTCTCAGAAGGGGGCGGACTTCATCAAAGAGCGGGTGGGATTAGATTGCGAGATTTTTCCAATCGGAGTAGCGCTCGACCTCTTCAACTTGGGGCCGTCGCTATTCGATTACGAAAATGACTATGTCTTTACAGGAAATTACTGGAATGCGCCTGTTCCCCGTGAGATCGAGGCATTTGATCCGCAAATGCTATCGCACAAATTTGCCGTTTACGGTAAGAATTGGGACGAGCACAAGGTGTTTGCTCCCTACCATCGTGGTTTTGTCAATTATGTAGATTTGTCGAAAGTCTACAACTCCACGAAGATAACAGTCGACGATACTGTAACTCATGTTACCAAAAGGTGGGGTAGCCTTAACAGTCGCGTCTTCGAGGCGCTGGCTGCTGGCAGCTTGGTCCTGACGAATAATGCGATTGGGTCCGCAGAACTCTTTGAGGGGCGTCTTCCGGTATGGAATGACGTAACCGAACTGACTCAGCTTATCGATTTTTACCTCCGCAATCCGGAGAAGCGAGATGCCCTCATGCGCTCGCTGAGGGAACAGGTGCTTGCCGAACATTCCTACGAGCGAAGGGCGAACAAGCTGATCGACTTGATCGCCCACGAAACACGCAGAACACGAATCGCAATCAAATGCCCAGTGCCGCATGAGAAGGAAGCCGCCTTTTGGGGTGACTACCATCTGGCAAAGTCACTGGCCAAGGCACTGCGGAAATTTGGCCACCGGGTCCGTATCGACTTGCTCCCAGAATGGACGGCAACTCAGTCGCTCGCCGACGACGTGACGATCGTTTTCCGAGGTCGCAGCGCCTATGCGCCGTCGAGCCATCAGGTCAACATTTGCTGGTTAATCAGTCACCCGGACGAGGTTCTTGACGAGGAACTGGAGCAATACGACCATGTGTTCGTCGCCTCACTCAGCTACGCCAAAAAGTTAGCAACACGAATTGGGACGCCGGTTACGCCGCTACTGCAGTGTTCCGACCCCGACGTTTTCCATCCACCAGCGGCCCCGCAGCCGGACATTCCAGACCTGCTTTTTGTTGGTAATTCGCGCCGGCAGAGGCGTAAGGTCGTTTATGATGCGCTGGCTGAGAACCTTCCGATAGCTGTCTATGGCCGCGACTGGGAAGAGTTAATAGACAGCAGTGTGGTGCGTGGTCAGCACATCAACAACGAGGAACTCCATACCTACTACGGTTCAGCAAGGATCGTGCTAAATGACCACTGGCCGGATATGGCCGAAAACGGATTTATCTCCAACCGCATCTTCGATGTCGCCCTTTCTGGCGGCTTCGTGATCTCGGACGAATTCACTGGGTCCGAGCTGTTTGGTGACGCCATCGTGACCTATGACAAAGCTTCGCAACTTCGTAAACTCTGTGAGGAATGGCTCACTGACGACCAACGCCGCGTCGCAATCGCTGCGCGCCTTCGTGAAATCGTGCTCGCTGAGCATACTGTGGATCACCGTGCCGTCGTCTTCAACGACGCAATCGAACATCTAGCCGCGAGCCGGCGTATGACGCCTGTTGACGAGCCCTTGACCGGGAAAATCCCTGTCAACACAACTCACGACTAG
- a CDS encoding nucleotide sugar dehydrogenase: MFEEKIKNRQARIGVVGLGYVGLPVLLAFGKNGFPVLGLDVDADKVEQLNCGRSYIHHIPEEAVRSLLETGRFQTTTDFSRASGLDAVLICVPTPLTQHREPDMRYIVATARALSPHLVANQLIVLESTTYPGTTRDVLIPELESQTVLRANRDFWVAYSPEREDPNNREFSVSNVPKVIGADHPTGLQWTESLYGAITQTTVPIGDTRVAEAAKLMENVFRSVNIALVNELKVIFDRMGIDIWQVIDVAKTKPFGYMPFFPGPGLGGHCIPIDPFYLSWKAKEYGIVTRFIELAGEINVSMPNYVMEKIQSALNRQSKSVRGSCIFILGVAYKKDVDDDRESVSFKIMETIEAQGGSADFHDPYIAVIGDKKEYPHFTGKQRAPLEDMGRYDLTVILTDHSAYDYDFIVKESRMVVDTRNACRHIQSDKIIKA; the protein is encoded by the coding sequence ATGTTTGAAGAAAAAATCAAAAACAGGCAGGCCCGGATCGGCGTTGTCGGCCTGGGATATGTGGGGCTCCCCGTCCTTTTGGCGTTCGGCAAAAACGGCTTTCCCGTCCTGGGTCTGGATGTGGATGCAGATAAAGTGGAGCAATTGAACTGCGGCCGAAGTTACATCCATCACATACCGGAGGAAGCAGTCCGCTCCTTGCTGGAGACGGGCCGGTTTCAGACGACGACGGATTTCTCCCGCGCCTCGGGGCTGGATGCGGTCCTGATCTGTGTTCCGACGCCCTTGACCCAGCACAGAGAGCCGGACATGCGCTATATTGTGGCGACGGCGCGCGCGCTTTCCCCCCACCTGGTCGCCAATCAGTTGATCGTCCTCGAATCCACCACCTACCCGGGAACGACGCGTGATGTCCTGATTCCGGAACTGGAATCGCAGACGGTTTTGCGCGCGAACCGGGATTTCTGGGTGGCCTATTCGCCGGAACGGGAAGATCCCAATAACCGTGAGTTCAGCGTGAGCAATGTTCCCAAGGTGATCGGCGCGGATCATCCCACCGGCTTGCAGTGGACGGAATCGCTTTACGGTGCGATCACGCAAACCACCGTCCCCATCGGCGATACGCGGGTGGCGGAAGCGGCCAAGTTGATGGAAAACGTGTTCCGGTCGGTCAACATCGCCCTTGTTAATGAGTTGAAGGTGATCTTCGACCGCATGGGCATCGACATCTGGCAGGTGATCGATGTGGCGAAAACCAAGCCTTTCGGCTACATGCCGTTTTTTCCGGGCCCGGGGCTGGGCGGGCACTGCATCCCTATCGATCCTTTTTACCTGAGCTGGAAAGCGAAGGAATACGGCATCGTCACACGCTTCATCGAACTGGCCGGGGAGATCAACGTTTCCATGCCTAATTATGTGATGGAGAAAATTCAATCCGCGTTGAACCGGCAATCGAAGAGCGTCCGCGGAAGTTGTATTTTTATTCTGGGAGTGGCCTACAAAAAGGATGTGGATGACGACCGGGAGTCGGTGAGTTTTAAGATCATGGAAACAATCGAGGCGCAGGGCGGCTCCGCGGATTTTCACGATCCCTACATTGCGGTGATCGGCGACAAGAAAGAGTATCCCCACTTCACCGGCAAACAGAGAGCCCCGCTCGAGGACATGGGGCGGTACGATCTAACGGTGATTCTCACCGACCACTCCGCGTATGACTACGATTTCATCGTGAAGGAATCCCGCATGGTGGTCGACACCCGCAATGCATGCAGGCACATCCAATCCGACAAAATCATAAAGGCCTGA
- a CDS encoding glycosyltransferase family 2 protein, with amino-acid sequence MTASGPCRGGGDNASADHSLQTAMEAFPNAEWICLDTNTGFAAANNRAVRHTADCRWVALLNPDTVPDPDWLAALHRAADSHPEYTFFASRLVQYDDPQKLDGTGDVLHVSGFAWRRDHGHPTLHRPRATGEVFAACAAAAMYDRQAFLDAGAFDEDYFAYHEDVDLAFRLRLRGHRCLYAADATVAHAGWGSTAKDSAFSTYHGHRNMVWTFFKNMPAPLLWKYLPSHLFYNALIVVWFMLKGRGGLICKAKWHALRGLPRALRQRRAIQRAVCISQEQIADGLCKTFLAPANRFRKNQ; translated from the coding sequence ATCACGGCCTCCGGACCGTGTCGTGGTGGTGGAGACAACGCCAGCGCCGACCATTCCCTGCAAACCGCTATGGAGGCTTTCCCCAACGCGGAGTGGATCTGCCTGGACACCAACACCGGCTTCGCCGCCGCCAACAACCGCGCCGTCCGCCACACCGCCGACTGCCGCTGGGTGGCCCTGCTCAACCCGGACACGGTCCCGGACCCGGACTGGCTCGCCGCCCTGCACCGCGCCGCGGACTCGCATCCCGAATACACCTTCTTCGCCAGCCGCCTCGTGCAGTACGACGATCCGCAGAAACTCGACGGCACCGGCGACGTCCTGCACGTCAGCGGGTTCGCATGGCGCCGCGACCACGGCCACCCCACCCTGCACCGTCCGCGCGCCACCGGCGAGGTGTTTGCCGCCTGCGCCGCCGCGGCGATGTACGATCGGCAAGCCTTCCTCGACGCTGGAGCATTCGACGAGGATTACTTCGCGTATCACGAGGACGTGGATCTGGCGTTCCGCCTGCGCCTGCGCGGGCACCGGTGCCTGTACGCCGCGGACGCCACCGTGGCGCACGCCGGGTGGGGAAGCACCGCCAAAGACAGCGCGTTTTCCACCTACCATGGCCATCGCAACATGGTGTGGACGTTTTTTAAAAACATGCCCGCGCCTCTGCTCTGGAAATACCTGCCGTCCCATCTCTTCTACAATGCCCTCATTGTGGTATGGTTCATGCTGAAAGGCCGGGGCGGCTTGATTTGCAAAGCCAAGTGGCATGCATTGCGCGGACTGCCGCGTGCATTGCGCCAACGCCGGGCCATCCAGCGCGCCGTCTGCATTTCGCAGGAACAGATTGCGGACGGGTTGTGCAAAACGTTCCTGGCCCCCGCCAACCGGTTCCGCAAAAATCAATGA
- a CDS encoding outer membrane protein yields the protein MKTKPFALLIAGWVLAFPAASWGADEVLFEFEPNEPGTYISVSGGLSLHADSNVDQSTATLGVLEFGTGSLFGGAVGYQFENPFRIEAEFLHRGYDADRVEASGSASPADGEVSILSFMMNGYHDLPQGKWNPYLGLGFGVAEVSWDEVASPLTPVIDHSDYVFAVQAMAGIGYEITPSLTATAGYRVFGTSDPKFTARNGAVVTGEVIVNEFVLGLRYRF from the coding sequence ATGAAAACGAAACCATTCGCATTGTTGATAGCAGGGTGGGTGCTGGCCTTCCCGGCCGCTTCCTGGGGTGCTGATGAAGTGCTTTTCGAATTCGAGCCCAACGAGCCGGGAACGTATATCTCGGTGTCAGGCGGGCTCTCCCTTCATGCCGATTCGAATGTGGATCAGTCGACCGCCACGCTGGGAGTTTTGGAGTTCGGCACCGGTTCCCTGTTCGGCGGCGCGGTGGGGTATCAGTTCGAAAACCCGTTCCGCATCGAAGCGGAATTTCTGCATCGCGGTTATGACGCGGACCGGGTTGAAGCGTCGGGTTCCGCTTCTCCGGCGGACGGGGAAGTGTCCATCCTCAGTTTCATGATGAACGGCTATCACGATCTGCCGCAGGGAAAATGGAACCCGTACCTCGGCCTCGGTTTTGGCGTAGCGGAGGTTTCCTGGGACGAGGTCGCCAGCCCGCTGACGCCGGTAATCGATCACAGTGACTATGTCTTCGCCGTGCAGGCGATGGCGGGCATCGGTTACGAGATCACACCGTCGCTGACGGCCACCGCCGGGTACCGCGTGTTCGGCACCTCCGACCCGAAGTTCACCGCGCGCAACGGAGCGGTCGTTACAGGCGAGGTCATCGTCAATGAGTTTGTGCTGGGACTCCGGTATCGGTTTTGA
- a CDS encoding ArnT family glycosyltransferase has translation MMSSVPNTRRVNNASRYAAGFVIAVLLLRALAAVVVPIMDDTEARYAEIARKMLADGHWTVPQFDDGVPFWGKPPLAFWLSAGGIALFGAGEFGPRAPILLIAAVLLFLFWRFVEECEDAPTAHLATVLLATSAVFLVSAGAVMTDLVLLLALFIMMSACWRFSRDGDVRHGLWMFAALGAGLLTKGLMILAVGGLPIAVWLTLTKKWKPFLARLPWVSGLALAAVIAVPWYVAAELKTPGFLHYFLIGEHFSRFFEPGWEGDRYGWARGQPFGMIWVFYLIGLAPWSVLVPAYLFIKRRGLDWMDSENDGTRRELVLFLLCWVLAPAVLLTFARNIIWTYSLPAVPPAAILLAMTLKGSRNAESSAPDPLPKVMTTAAVFLGAVFIAGGFALQNPKWVSQVTYKPFVEQFKSLCPDATCRLWCFGERIHSAEYYLRGQTKRIEQVSGLFGDEHRARHFFIGLHTVVNRLPPPEMAQLEPVRRYGKMGLWRLKPKPE, from the coding sequence ATGATGTCTTCCGTCCCGAATACCCGCCGCGTGAACAACGCTTCCCGGTATGCGGCGGGGTTTGTGATCGCCGTCCTCCTCCTGCGCGCCCTGGCCGCCGTGGTCGTGCCAATCATGGACGACACGGAAGCGCGCTATGCGGAGATCGCGCGCAAGATGCTTGCGGACGGCCATTGGACCGTCCCGCAGTTCGATGACGGCGTGCCGTTCTGGGGCAAACCGCCGCTCGCCTTCTGGTTGTCGGCGGGAGGCATTGCGCTGTTCGGCGCAGGCGAGTTCGGTCCCCGCGCGCCGATCCTTTTAATCGCCGCCGTTCTGCTTTTCCTATTCTGGCGCTTCGTGGAGGAATGCGAAGACGCCCCCACCGCGCACCTCGCCACCGTTCTGCTCGCCACCAGCGCCGTGTTTCTGGTGTCGGCGGGCGCGGTGATGACCGACCTGGTGCTCCTGCTCGCGCTGTTCATCATGATGAGCGCCTGCTGGCGGTTCAGCCGCGACGGCGACGTTCGGCACGGACTCTGGATGTTCGCCGCGCTGGGCGCGGGCCTGCTGACCAAAGGACTGATGATCCTCGCGGTGGGCGGACTGCCGATTGCGGTGTGGCTGACGCTCACTAAAAAATGGAAACCGTTTTTGGCGCGCCTGCCGTGGGTGAGTGGGCTCGCCCTCGCCGCCGTCATCGCCGTGCCGTGGTACGTCGCGGCGGAACTGAAAACGCCGGGCTTCCTCCACTACTTTCTTATCGGCGAACATTTCAGCCGGTTTTTTGAGCCGGGATGGGAAGGCGACCGCTACGGCTGGGCGCGCGGCCAGCCGTTCGGCATGATCTGGGTGTTTTATCTGATCGGCCTCGCGCCATGGAGCGTGCTGGTTCCGGCTTACCTGTTTATCAAACGCCGCGGGCTGGACTGGATGGACTCTGAAAATGACGGAACACGCCGCGAACTCGTGCTCTTCCTGCTGTGCTGGGTGCTGGCGCCGGCGGTGCTTTTGACGTTCGCGCGCAACATCATCTGGACCTACTCCCTGCCCGCTGTGCCGCCCGCCGCGATCCTGCTCGCGATGACGCTCAAAGGTTCGCGGAACGCGGAATCGTCCGCGCCGGACCCACTGCCCAAAGTGATGACGACCGCGGCTGTTTTTCTGGGCGCGGTGTTCATCGCCGGGGGATTCGCTCTGCAGAATCCGAAGTGGGTGTCGCAGGTGACGTACAAGCCGTTCGTCGAGCAGTTCAAATCGCTCTGCCCGGATGCAACGTGCCGCCTCTGGTGTTTCGGTGAACGCATCCATTCCGCCGAGTATTATCTGCGCGGGCAAACGAAACGCATCGAACAAGTCAGCGGGTTGTTCGGCGATGAACACCGCGCGCGGCATTTCTTCATCGGACTGCACACCGTGGTCAATCGCCTGCCGCCACCGGAGATGGCGCAGTTGGAACCGGTTCGGCGATACGGGAAGATGGGGCTGTGGCGGTTGAAACCGAAACCGGAATGA
- the def gene encoding peptide deformylase, giving the protein MAVLPVLTYPHPLLKQVSQPVAKVTDAVRAFIRDLEETMRCGPPSAGIAAPQVGRLERIVLIDVSMKPNIPHHGRVVLINPEIVEQSGKTKGREGCLSVPDFIGNVVRAKKTSIRALDESGAERIYHMEGYEARAAQHEMDHLDGKLFLDRLVSRRHDLFPRRREPDTE; this is encoded by the coding sequence ATGGCGGTTCTTCCGGTTCTCACCTATCCCCATCCGCTTTTGAAACAGGTGTCGCAGCCCGTCGCGAAAGTCACCGACGCCGTGCGCGCCTTCATCCGCGACCTGGAGGAAACCATGCGGTGCGGTCCGCCCTCCGCCGGCATTGCCGCGCCACAGGTGGGGCGGCTGGAGCGCATCGTCCTGATCGACGTCTCGATGAAACCCAATATCCCGCACCACGGCCGCGTGGTGCTGATCAATCCCGAAATCGTCGAGCAGTCGGGCAAGACCAAAGGCCGCGAAGGTTGCCTGTCGGTCCCGGATTTCATCGGCAACGTCGTGCGCGCCAAAAAAACATCGATCCGCGCCCTCGATGAGTCCGGAGCCGAACGCATTTACCACATGGAAGGCTATGAAGCCCGCGCCGCGCAGCACGAGATGGATCACCTAGACGGCAAACTGTTCCTCGACCGGCTCGTCAGCCGCCGCCACGACCTGTTTCCGCGCAGAAGGGAACCTGATACCGAATGA
- a CDS encoding glycine cleavage system protein R has protein sequence MTDWFMLTLVGRDAPGIVAAVSKTLYERDCNIGEATMTRLGGNFSMMLMVKSPHPLNELERLLAIAVQPWNLMVHLDAIDADLHRHIEPDVRISIYGADRAGIVATATGALAKAGLNILNLETDVGGTEEQPIFIMHIEGVAEQGLPPLEEACTQLARAQQVETHLSPIDTLMG, from the coding sequence ATGACAGACTGGTTCATGCTCACGCTGGTGGGGCGTGATGCACCGGGTATCGTCGCCGCCGTCAGCAAGACTCTGTATGAAAGGGACTGCAACATCGGCGAAGCCACCATGACGCGTCTCGGCGGGAACTTTTCCATGATGCTGATGGTAAAAAGTCCGCACCCGCTCAACGAACTGGAACGCCTGCTGGCAATCGCTGTGCAGCCGTGGAACCTGATGGTGCACCTCGATGCCATCGATGCCGACCTGCATCGTCACATCGAGCCGGACGTCAGAATCAGCATCTATGGCGCGGACCGCGCCGGCATCGTCGCCACCGCCACCGGCGCACTGGCGAAGGCAGGCCTCAACATCCTGAATCTGGAAACCGACGTCGGCGGCACCGAAGAGCAACCCATTTTCATCATGCACATCGAAGGCGTGGCGGAACAGGGCCTGCCGCCACTGGAAGAAGCCTGCACCCAGCTTGCGCGCGCGCAACAGGTGGAAACTCATTTGTCCCCGATCGACACGCTGATGGGGTGA